The following proteins are co-located in the Leptospira weilii genome:
- a CDS encoding GNAT family N-acetyltransferase, with the protein MVLETERLVLREWEDGDIEPFYQMGSDPIVMEYFPALLSKNDSERFFEKMKAHFAEFGYGLWVLEVKQTKEWIGFTGFLNVAFYASFTPAVEIGWRLNSSFWNRGYATEAASFCLRYGFEQFKLSKVVSFTSVKNARSRSVMKRIGLREIGLFQHPELPNEHSLSEHVLYQITHSEWMESKDL; encoded by the coding sequence ATGGTTTTGGAAACGGAAAGACTTGTTTTAAGGGAGTGGGAAGACGGAGATATAGAACCGTTTTATCAGATGGGTTCCGATCCGATTGTGATGGAATATTTTCCGGCTCTTTTATCAAAGAACGATTCCGAAAGATTCTTTGAAAAGATGAAAGCTCATTTTGCGGAATTCGGATACGGGCTTTGGGTGTTAGAGGTGAAACAAACGAAAGAGTGGATCGGTTTTACCGGATTTTTGAATGTCGCTTTTTATGCTTCGTTTACTCCCGCCGTGGAAATCGGTTGGAGATTGAATTCTTCTTTTTGGAATCGTGGATATGCGACCGAGGCCGCATCTTTTTGCCTACGATATGGATTCGAACAATTCAAACTTTCAAAGGTGGTTTCTTTCACTTCCGTTAAAAATGCACGTTCTAGGTCGGTTATGAAAAGAATTGGACTTAGGGAAATTGGCTTGTTCCAGCACCCGGAACTTCCCAATGAACATAGTTTATCCGAACACGTTCTTTACCAAATCACGCATTCGGAGTGGATGGAATCTAAGGATTTATGA